Within Dictyostelium discoideum AX4 chromosome 4 chromosome, whole genome shotgun sequence, the genomic segment AGATcttggtgttgatgttgatgatgatgaagattgttgttcatttaattttgaatcaattgattttgatttttcaattgatttattattattattgctatcatcttgttttaaaattggatcTAACATACCacctaaaaaataattttgaagatGAATTAAGAAACCAACATTTGCATTGAATAAGATTGATTTAACATTTGCATTAACTGAAGCATCATAACCTGCATAATTTGATAGAGTCATTGAGAAAGTTTCATATTTAAAGTCTAACATATCACCAGATGTATTCTTTGGAATGATAATTTGTTTATAGTTTGAAATGGTTGGAGTTAAATCATCCAAAATGATTGAACCCAATCTACCTTGAACCAACATACGATTATCTTTAAACATTGAAACATCGGTTGaaacattattaattgtaaagatacccaataattcattattatcttgaTTTAATGCTAAACCTAAACTATTGATATGAACACTAAATTTCATTGAAACAAATTCAGTTGGACCTTTCTTTTTTGGTACATGACGAACTGAACGAATGATAACTCTTCTTGTAGTGGTACCAGATGCAGTTTTACTTGAAACCACTTTTTCATCAGGACCAACTGgtttactattactacctGTACCTGTAATAATCTTTCTTGAAACGATTTGTGGTGATTGTTGATTTGGTGATTGTTGATTTGGTGATTGTTgatttggtgatgataagTGAGCATTAGGTGAGGTTGCTGCTGTACCACCACCTTCAGATGAATTAATTGGTACCACTTTATTTCTACTTAATAGTCTTGGATAAGCTTTACTAATttgatcaatattttcaGGATCTTTTTGTAATGATTTtgctaattttaataattgataaatggTTGATGGATTAAtaaccaaataaaaagaatgaatCTTTAAATCGATGGACATatctattttattaaattctggTGAAGCtgtttgaatttgtttgAAATGCATTTGAACCAAACTATCCTTACCCAATGAACGATCTGCATGTGGTGGATTTGAAGTTgccaatttatttaaagtattCTTTGTGAAACAATCTTCAATCTCTAATGATGATAGTTTAAATGTACCAGACATATCAAAAGTACGTTGTTGGAAACCAACATTAATATCAGAGAAAACCACTCTAATTAAATCGGattgattatttgataaagttaaactaattgatttaatttcaaattcagcTTCAACTAATTTTGCATTCAATAGTAATTCAATGttttcttttgatttctttaaatcatttgatgaaTTAACATCAACAGGTGCagaagaggaagaaaaagaatgTGGTGaagttgaaattaattttggtgaAACTGAAGAAGGTgaatttgaatcattaattGGTGTTATGGTTGCTTTTGGTTTACCACTAGTAACTGGTATATCTGCAGTGATGGCATTTAAAATAGTTAACAATTGTTTGAATTTCTTATCAGATAAATAGAAATCGAATTTTGGTAATTCacctttaatttttaattttgtcaTTGTTAGGTTATTTTGTTGAATTGATGAaaagattttcaattgaatatcgaattttttaatgattgagTTATGATGTTTTAGAGGATGACCTTGTTTATCATTGACACCACCAATAGTTGGTGGTTTTTTATCACCAGTACTAATTGCAGACTTTAAATCGTCTGATAATAAAACTTGAATCGATTCAAATGATACATTAAACTTATCGTAGAGATCAATTTCACTAGTGCTACCTGCCAATTTATTGCTACCTTTAACGAATGCTGAAGTATCAGAACGTACGACCAATTTACCTAAATctacaattaaaatatttgaacgTTCATTAATTACATCCTCTGGTATGAAAATGACTGGAGCATGAATGTTAACAGCTAAACCTAAAACCTTGTGATTATCAATAGCATCTTGTAGTTGCATTTTCGCTTGTTCTTTAATGTCTTCTAAATGAGCACCAGCTCTATTGGAAATATTGGTAATATCTAAATTTGGGTCATGGAAAAAGTCTACAACTTTCATAATTAATGGTTTGGTGACAATGATATTCAATGGATCCATATTTAACTCTACAGAGAGATCTAAATTTTTATCGGGTGGACGAGTATCAACAATGACACTAGCAAAGGTTCCAGTACCTTTGGTTGGTACACTTGCAATAATCTTTGGGAAATGAGTACGTTTAGTGAATTGATCGTAAACTTCAAACAAATGAATACCAGCCATCACTTTAATACCTTCATTACGTTGTTCGAATTTCAAAGATAAACCAGTGTACAATGCTTCAATGAAAACTTGATTCGCCTCTACCAATTGAATTGCAAAACCTTTGATTTCAAAATTACCAATAATCTTTACCCAATCTGGTGGTTCTTCACTTGCGGAAACCACATCATTATATTCAATGGTTTTATAGAGTTCATCACGTTCTTCACttgataattgaatttttggTGCAGctttttcatcttcatcctttttagtattgaaaatattttgaaagaaACCACGTTCTTGACGTTTTGAATCGAGAAATTGTTTACGTATCTTATTTTTCTCTGTCTCTTTTTTAATCTCTGCATAGGCCAATGATCTAAAGTAAACTATATCTTCAAATGATAAACGCTCttccaattgattcaattgttCCAATTCATGTTTATTCAATGGTTGTAACCAATCAACCTTTGGTATATTTCTTTTGAATAATGGAATGTATGCTAATCTTGCGCGACGTCTTTGTGCTATAAATTCCCATGATCTACTAAATCTCTTTTCTCTAATTTGTTCAACAATAACTTGACCAACATATCTCCACCATAATTTTGGATTCTCTGATACCTTTACAATAGGTCTAAACTTTAAATACTTTATATCTCttaaatattcatttgtaaaatttaatatacttaaaatattttgatattGACCTGATGATAATGTACATGTAATTTGTGACATTACACATTCAACCAATATTTTTggtattgatttttcaataatatcacttttattaatatttaactattaaataaaataaaattaataaaaagttaatatataaattattattattttaaatattattattattattattattattaaaatatatttatatttacttttaattgtgaagaaattggtttaataatatattttgataataaagagAATGAAGCAGATGATGGAATTAAACTTGTAAATGCTTTTGTAAATTCatcaagttttaaattttgaagtGAATCTgcattatcatcaatataAAAACCTAATGAATCCATTAATGCtaacttttttataaactttGATTTTGAACTATCAACAAATGATGGTATCCAAAATTCATCGGTTGattgaattgataatttatctaATGTTATACCAAGTGCAtataactttattttttttttttttttttttttttttattattttagtaaaatagaattactttattttattattattattattatttttttttttttttttttttttacttactttaccaatatcatttttattttcaaatctaATATGAACTTTATTAATtacaatttgtaaattatcaataatttttgtaACTAAACGATCAGTGAATGAATCTGATTTTTCGGATTGTAATGAAGAGATTTCATTCTCTTCAgcatctttaattgatttaatccattcataattttctaatttctttttctttaattctgCTTGTTTCTTtgcttcttctttttcatcgTATTTATAGTTTTGTGTTTGTGGTACTGCCAATGCATAGATACAATCGATATTGATAATTACAGGTTtagattttaaatctttcCAAGGTACTTTGAGATCTAATTTACCAAGAAAACCCTTCTTCACTGTAATGGGTAAATTTATTGGTAGATTCGCCAGAGCATCctcttttaattctaaattttgAAGTTGTACACTACCTCCAAATATAccaatctttaattgatctttatttaaattctttacatATTCACCAAGTACTCTTGATAAAACATCTGATACTAATCCTTCAAATaccattatttataattcttttctttttttttttttttttttttaataatttgttttttaattatttgtttttttaaaattctatcttttttttttttttttttttctgaatactataaaaaaaaaaaaaaataaaatataaaattaaaaaataaaattgaaattaaattaaattaaattaaaaaaaaaagtaaaaaaaaaaaaaaattgcttTTTTtgggttgtttttttttttttgtatttttttaaattattataattttaatttattttatagcatataaataaaaattatattaatattaatattaataataataaaaaataatatgattaattaatataaaaatataaaaaataataaaaaaagttattattataataattattaataatttttcttttttaaaaaaaaaaaaaaaaaaaaaaaacaaaaaaataaaaattaataaaattaaaaataaaaaaaaaaaaaaaaaaaaaaaaaattcgcCTTGAAGtttgttttgaaaatatcTTCCCAGGGGTTCgaaaaccatttttttaagtttatttttaatttttttttttagttttttttttaatttcccaCTCGTGAGCTGGACtaagaaaaatcaaaatcaaaatcttttttttttttatttttttttttatttttttttttattttttattttatatttttcatttaaagtaaaattaaattattatgatCTATTACAGCTTCTTTTGTAAAACCAGTTAAAgtattaaaataatctttaGATTGTTTACCAATAATTTGATTGATTTCATCAGATGAATAGTTTGTTATACCTCTTGAGATTTGAGAAGAGTTTACATCTAAAATTGTAACCAATGAATCCTTTGGAAATTCACCAAAAATCGAGATGATACCAACGGGCAATAGGGACTTGGCACGTTGTGAAATCGCTTGAACGGCACCATCATCTATACATAATTGACCCAACGGTTTGGAATAGAATCGTTTatgttgatttaataacTCTAATGATTTATCAGGTGATGACGACAGTAGAGAATCCgttatattttcaattgtttcattATGATGGTTAATTTTATGATGGCTCATCAAGTCCAATACCAATCGCTCGATTTCAAAAACATGTTTATCATTCACACCCATATCATGAAGAGAATTTGCCaactttaataaataatctatGTTTCTACCACTTGGTCCTATCGATCTAAAGATTTGGTTTGCAATGTTTTCATTGGTATCTTCACCCAAAAACTCTAAATTCTCTGTGGTTGCCAAATATACAATTGCTTTGCCATAGGGCTCAACATCGTCACCCTCCTCTAAAAACACATCCAACTCGTGTCTCTCATAACCACCTTTCTCTCTATAatctaaattctttaaaattggCATTGCTGCATCATCGGATATTGAATAAACTGTTCCCCACGTCAACCAAacttcatttgatttatcatcctctggttgtttaattaatgttACAACTCTACCAggattttcaattgttcCTCTATGGTCAGTtgatccttttttttttttttttttttttttaaaaaaaaaataaaataaaaataaaataataaaattaatatattttattaataaaaaaaaaata encodes:
- a CDS encoding PUA domain-containing protein, with the translated sequence MCEDMFVYLFGYGSLMWRPGFPYSRKFNAYIKGWKRVFYQGSTDHRGTIENPGRVVTLIKQPEDDKSNEVWLTWGTVYSISDDAAMPILKNLDYREKGGYERHELDVFLEEGDDVEPYGKAIVYLATTENLEFLGEDTNENIANQIFRSIGPSGRNIDYLLKLANSLHDMGVNDKHVFEIERLVLDLMSHHKINHHNETIENITDSLLSSSPDKSLELLNQHKRFYSKPLGQLCIDDGAVQAISQRAKSLLPVGIISIFGEFPKDSLVTILDVNSSQISRGITNYSSDEINQIIGKQSKDYFNTLTGFTKEAVIDHNNLILL